A single region of the Mycobacterium avium subsp. avium genome encodes:
- a CDS encoding mycofactocin-coupled SDR family oxidoreductase has translation MPRSSEGPLTGKVAFITGAARGQGRAHAVRLAADGADIIAVDLCDQIASVPYPLATPEELAATVKLVEDIGSRIVARQADVRDRESLSAALQAGLDEFGRLDIVVANAGIAPMSAGDDGWHDVIDVNLTGVYHTIKVAIPALVKQGTGGSIVLISSSAGLAGVGSADPGSVGYVAAKHGVVGLMRVYANLLAGQMIRVNSIHPSGVETPMINNEFTREWLAKMAAATDTPGAMGNAMPVEVLAPEDVANAVAWLVSDQARYITGVTLPVDAGFLNK, from the coding sequence ATGCCCCGCTCGTCGGAAGGGCCCCTGACGGGAAAGGTCGCCTTCATCACCGGCGCGGCGCGCGGTCAGGGGCGCGCGCACGCGGTGCGGCTGGCCGCCGACGGCGCGGACATCATCGCCGTCGACCTGTGTGACCAGATCGCCAGCGTGCCCTACCCGCTGGCCACCCCCGAGGAGCTGGCGGCCACGGTGAAGCTGGTGGAGGACATCGGCTCGCGCATCGTGGCCAGGCAGGCCGACGTGCGCGACCGGGAATCCCTGTCGGCGGCGCTGCAGGCGGGTCTCGACGAGTTCGGCCGCCTGGACATCGTGGTGGCCAACGCCGGCATCGCGCCCATGTCCGCCGGTGACGACGGCTGGCACGACGTGATCGACGTCAACCTCACCGGCGTCTACCACACCATCAAGGTCGCGATCCCGGCCCTGGTCAAACAGGGCACCGGCGGGTCGATCGTGCTGATCAGTTCGAGCGCCGGGCTGGCCGGCGTCGGCAGCGCGGACCCGGGTTCGGTCGGCTACGTCGCCGCCAAGCACGGGGTGGTGGGTTTGATGCGGGTATACGCGAATCTGCTTGCCGGGCAGATGATCCGGGTGAACTCGATCCATCCCTCCGGGGTGGAGACGCCGATGATCAACAACGAGTTCACCCGGGAGTGGCTGGCCAAGATGGCCGCCGCGACCGACACGCCGGGGGCGATGGGCAATGCCATGCCGGTGGAGGTGCTCGCCCCCGAAGACGTCGCCAACGCGGTGGCGTGGTTGGTGTCCGACCAGGCCCGCTACATCACCGGCGTCACCCTGCCGGTGGACGCGGGCTTTTTGAACAAGTAG
- a CDS encoding SAM-dependent methyltransferase, whose protein sequence is MARNPVAQTAFGPMVLAAVEQNEPPGRRLVDDDFAELFLPAPLRWLVGATRFAPVRHLMIRGSEFTGPGLWANLACRKRFIADKLKESLDDINAVVILGAGLDTRAYLLTRRVRIPVFEVDLPVNVARKFKTVRRVLGELPLSVRLVALDLEHDDLLTALAEHGYRTDYRVFFICEGVTQYLSEATVRRTLDGLRAAAPGSRLVFTYVRSDFIDGTNRYGTRTLYRNVRQRRQLWHFGLQPGEVADFLAEYGWRLVEQAGPDELMQRYVVPTGRKLKASQLEWSAYAEKT, encoded by the coding sequence ATGGCACGAAATCCGGTAGCGCAGACGGCATTTGGGCCGATGGTGTTGGCGGCGGTGGAGCAGAACGAGCCGCCCGGCCGCCGTTTGGTAGACGACGACTTCGCCGAGCTGTTCCTGCCCGCCCCGCTGCGCTGGCTGGTCGGCGCCACCCGGTTCGCCCCGGTTCGTCACCTGATGATCCGCGGCTCGGAGTTCACCGGTCCCGGGCTGTGGGCGAATCTGGCCTGCCGCAAGCGTTTCATCGCCGACAAGCTCAAGGAGTCGCTCGACGACATCAACGCCGTCGTCATCCTGGGTGCGGGGCTCGACACCCGGGCCTACCTGCTGACCCGGCGGGTGCGCATCCCGGTGTTCGAGGTCGACCTGCCGGTCAACGTCGCCCGCAAATTCAAGACGGTCCGCCGGGTGCTCGGCGAGCTGCCGCTGTCGGTTCGGTTGGTTGCGTTGGACCTCGAGCACGACGACCTGCTCACCGCGCTGGCCGAGCACGGCTACCGCACCGACTACCGGGTGTTCTTCATCTGCGAAGGCGTCACCCAGTACCTCAGCGAGGCCACCGTGCGCCGGACGCTGGACGGGCTGCGCGCGGCCGCCCCGGGCAGCCGGCTGGTGTTCACTTATGTGCGAAGCGATTTCATCGACGGCACTAACCGGTACGGCACCCGCACGCTGTACCGCAACGTGCGCCAGCGGCGCCAGCTGTGGCATTTCGGCTTGCAGCCCGGCGAGGTCGCCGACTTCCTCGCCGAGTACGGCTGGCGGCTGGTGGAGCAGGCCGGACCCGACGAACTCATGCAGCGGTATGTCGTGCCCACCGGCCGCAAACTCAAAGCCTCCCAGCTGGAATGGTCGGCCTACGCGGAGAAGACCTAG
- a CDS encoding ribonuclease J produces the protein MDVDLAPPGPLAAGGLRVTALGGISEIGRNMTVFEHLGRLLIIDCGVMFPTHDEPGVDLILPDLRHIEDRLDDIEALVLTHAHEDHIGGIPYLLKLRPDIPVVGSKFTLALVAAKCREHRLKPVFVEVSEGHKSTHGVFECEYFAVNHSIPDALAIAVHTGAGTVLHTGDIKLDQLPLDGRPTDLPGMSRLGDAGVDLFLCDSTNAELPGVGPSESEVGPTLHRLIRGAEGRVIVACFASNVDRVQQIIDAAVALGRRVSFVGRSMVRNMGIARELGFLRVADADVIDIGAAELMPPERVVLITTGTQGEPMSALSRMSRGEHRSITLTAGDLVVLASSLIPGNEEAVYGVIDELAKIGARVVTNAQARVHVSGHVYAGELLFLYNGVRPRHVMPVHGTWRMLRANSKLAARTGVPEESILLAENGVSVDLVAGRASISGAVPVGKMFVDGLVDGDVGDITLGERLILSSGFVAVTVVVQRGTGRPVAPPHLHSRGFSEDPKALEPAVRRVEEELEALVAENITDPSRIAQGVRRTVGKWVGETYRRQPMIVPTVIEV, from the coding sequence GTGGATGTAGACCTCGCCCCGCCTGGCCCGCTGGCCGCCGGGGGGTTGCGGGTCACCGCGCTGGGCGGCATCAGTGAAATCGGCCGCAACATGACGGTTTTCGAGCACCTGGGCCGGCTGTTGATCATCGACTGCGGGGTGATGTTTCCCACCCACGACGAGCCCGGCGTCGATCTGATCCTGCCGGACCTGCGGCACATCGAAGACCGGCTCGACGACATCGAGGCGCTGGTGCTCACCCACGCGCACGAGGACCACATCGGCGGCATTCCCTACCTGCTCAAGCTGCGGCCCGACATCCCGGTCGTCGGTTCGAAATTCACCCTGGCCCTGGTCGCCGCCAAGTGCCGCGAACACCGGCTCAAGCCGGTGTTCGTCGAGGTGTCCGAGGGGCACAAGAGCACCCACGGCGTGTTCGAATGCGAATACTTCGCCGTCAACCACTCCATCCCCGACGCGCTGGCGATCGCCGTACACACCGGCGCCGGAACGGTTTTGCACACCGGCGACATCAAGCTCGACCAGCTTCCGCTGGACGGCCGGCCCACCGATCTGCCCGGCATGTCGCGGCTCGGTGACGCCGGGGTCGACCTGTTCCTGTGCGATTCGACCAACGCCGAGCTGCCCGGCGTCGGCCCCTCGGAAAGCGAAGTCGGCCCGACCTTGCACCGGCTGATCCGCGGCGCCGAGGGCCGCGTCATCGTGGCCTGCTTCGCCTCCAACGTAGACCGGGTTCAGCAGATCATCGATGCCGCAGTGGCATTGGGCCGGCGGGTGTCGTTCGTCGGCCGGTCGATGGTGCGCAACATGGGCATCGCCCGCGAACTCGGATTCCTGCGGGTGGCCGACGCCGACGTGATCGACATCGGCGCCGCCGAGCTGATGCCGCCGGAGCGGGTGGTGCTGATCACCACCGGCACCCAGGGCGAGCCGATGTCGGCGCTGTCGCGGATGTCGCGCGGCGAGCACCGCAGCATCACGCTGACCGCGGGCGACCTTGTGGTGCTGGCCTCGTCGCTGATCCCGGGCAACGAGGAGGCGGTCTACGGCGTGATCGACGAGCTCGCCAAGATCGGCGCCCGGGTGGTCACCAACGCCCAAGCGCGCGTTCATGTTTCGGGCCACGTCTACGCCGGTGAGCTGTTGTTCCTGTACAACGGCGTCCGGCCGCGCCACGTGATGCCGGTGCACGGGACGTGGCGGATGCTGCGGGCCAACTCCAAGCTGGCGGCCCGCACCGGCGTGCCGGAGGAGTCGATCCTGCTGGCCGAGAACGGGGTGAGCGTCGACCTGGTCGCGGGCAGGGCCTCGATCTCCGGGGCGGTGCCGGTCGGCAAGATGTTCGTCGACGGCCTGGTCGACGGCGACGTCGGCGACATCACGTTGGGGGAGCGGCTGATTCTGTCGTCGGGTTTCGTGGCGGTGACGGTGGTGGTGCAGCGCGGCACCGGGCGTCCCGTGGCGCCACCGCATCTGCATTCGCGCGGCTTTTCCGAGGACCCCAAGGCGCTCGAGCCCGCGGTGCGCCGGGTCGAGGAGGAGCTCGAGGCGCTGGTGGCCGAGAACATCACCGACCCCAGCCGCATCGCCCAAGGGGTGCGGCGCACCGTCGGCAAATGGGTGGGCGAAACCTACCGCCGACAGCCGATGATCGTCCCCACCGTCATCGAGGTCTAG
- the pspM gene encoding phage shock envelope stress response protein PspM has translation MAVNATQPGPWRALLQRGVAAAADLSDLVARKISAATDPRARLLRRRRRALRWGLIFTAGCAFWAVLTIMLAAWGWFALLLEITGAVAVVMAIPATLLLLRYRWLRAEPLPAPRPATVRRLPPPGSAARPAMYALGASERGFASLLAVLERGAMLPAAEIRDLTAAAGRTSAAMASTAAQVVSMERAAQAGEESRSYLAPTINAFTAQLSAGVRQYNEMVTAAARLVSAANGDGSTASQHYRAELVGATDRLNGWAQAFDELGGLRGAG, from the coding sequence ATGGCCGTGAACGCAACGCAGCCCGGGCCGTGGCGGGCGTTGCTGCAGCGCGGAGTGGCCGCCGCCGCCGACCTTTCCGACCTGGTGGCCCGCAAGATCAGCGCGGCCACGGACCCGCGGGCGCGCCTGCTGCGCCGCCGCCGCCGCGCGCTGCGCTGGGGCCTGATCTTCACCGCCGGGTGCGCGTTCTGGGCGGTGCTGACGATCATGCTGGCCGCCTGGGGATGGTTCGCCCTGCTGCTGGAGATCACCGGCGCCGTCGCGGTCGTGATGGCCATTCCGGCGACGTTGCTGCTGCTGCGCTACCGCTGGCTGCGCGCCGAGCCACTGCCGGCGCCCCGGCCGGCGACCGTGCGCCGGCTGCCGCCGCCGGGTTCGGCGGCCCGCCCGGCGATGTACGCGCTGGGCGCCTCCGAACGCGGCTTCGCCTCGTTGCTGGCCGTGCTGGAGCGGGGCGCGATGTTGCCGGCCGCCGAAATCCGCGACCTGACCGCGGCCGCCGGCCGCACCTCGGCGGCCATGGCGTCCACCGCCGCGCAGGTGGTGTCCATGGAACGGGCGGCGCAGGCCGGCGAGGAATCCCGGTCATATCTGGCGCCCACCATCAACGCGTTCACCGCGCAGCTGAGCGCCGGGGTGCGCCAGTACAACGAAATGGTCACCGCCGCAGCGAGATTGGTGTCCGCGGCCAACGGTGACGGGTCAACCGCGTCGCAGCACTACCGGGCCGAGCTGGTCGGGGCCACCGACCGGCTGAACGGGTGGGCGCAGGCCTTCGACGAACTCGGCGGGCTACGCGGCGCCGGTTAG
- a CDS encoding amino-acid N-acetyltransferase has product MTESPQRYRPLVRRARTSDVPAIKELVDTYAGKILLEKNLVTLYEAVQEFWVAELPDSPGRVVGCGALHVLWSDLGEIRTVAVNPAMTGHGIGHAIVDRLLQVARELELKRLFVLTFETEFFGKHGFTEIEGTPVTAEVFEEMCRSYDIGVAEFLDLSYVKPNILGNSRMLLVL; this is encoded by the coding sequence GTGACCGAAAGTCCGCAGCGCTACCGGCCGCTGGTTCGACGCGCGCGAACGTCCGATGTTCCCGCCATCAAAGAACTCGTCGACACCTACGCGGGAAAGATCCTGCTGGAAAAGAACCTCGTGACGCTGTATGAGGCGGTCCAGGAATTCTGGGTGGCCGAGCTCCCCGATTCCCCGGGCCGGGTGGTCGGGTGCGGGGCGCTGCACGTGCTGTGGTCGGACCTCGGCGAAATCCGCACCGTCGCGGTCAACCCCGCGATGACCGGTCACGGCATCGGCCACGCGATCGTGGACCGGCTGCTGCAGGTCGCCCGCGAGCTGGAGCTCAAGCGGCTGTTCGTGTTGACGTTCGAGACCGAGTTCTTCGGCAAGCACGGCTTCACCGAGATCGAGGGCACGCCGGTGACCGCCGAGGTGTTCGAGGAGATGTGCCGCTCCTACGACATCGGGGTGGCCGAATTTTTGGACCTGAGCTACGTCAAGCCGAACATCCTCGGCAACTCGCGGATGCTGCTGGTGCTCTAG
- the clgR gene encoding transcriptional regulator ClgR, whose amino-acid sequence MPPLVREVIGDVLREARTTQGRTLREVSDTARVSLGYLSEVERGRKEPSSELLNAICDALDVPLSSVLTDAGERMASEERAAVAAPAGPSIDASTKVVIPPVASLALA is encoded by the coding sequence ATGCCGCCATTGGTGCGCGAGGTCATCGGCGACGTACTGCGCGAGGCCCGCACGACGCAAGGCCGGACACTGCGCGAGGTGTCCGATACGGCGCGGGTGAGCCTCGGCTACCTGTCCGAGGTGGAACGCGGCCGCAAGGAGCCGTCCAGCGAGCTGCTCAACGCGATCTGCGACGCGCTGGACGTCCCGTTGTCGTCGGTGCTCACCGACGCCGGCGAGCGGATGGCCAGCGAGGAACGCGCGGCCGTCGCCGCGCCGGCCGGCCCCAGCATCGACGCCAGCACCAAGGTCGTCATCCCGCCGGTGGCCAGCCTGGCGCTGGCCTGA
- a CDS encoding FtsK/SpoIIIE family DNA translocase: MPSKTAARSGSRTSRSKATSRSSGSRGARPAASRRKPGRPTRRRQHPPLVAAGLTCGRALRAGWMLAARGTGGAARSIGRARDIDPGHRRDGIALLLLGFSVVVAASSWFHAAGPVGAWVDTALRTFIGAGVLALPVVTAAVAVTLMRTEPDPDVRPRLILGAGLIALSVLGLRHLWSGSPGDPDARRRAAGFIGFAIGGPLSDGLTPWIAAPLLFIGFMFGLLLLTGTTIRELPVVMRNLFHTRFVEDYTDEDYTDADYTDGDYGDEPYDYAGEFDDATAQPEPEPAAWAPDDDAQAALQDDIPTVPEPAVKTGRGRKRGRAADNSDTIELDRVVEGPYVLPSLSLLVAGDPPKKRSAANNVMADAITEVLNQFKVDAAVTGCTRGPTVTRYEVELGPGVKVEKITALQKNIAYAVATESVRMLAPIPGKSAVGIEVPNTDREMVRLADVLTAPSTRRDHHPLVIGLGKDIEGDFISANLAKMPHLLVAGSTGSGKSSFVNSMLISLLARATPEEVRMILIDPKMVELTPYEGIPHLITPIITQPKKAAAALAWLVEEMEQRYQDMQASRVRHIDDFNAKVRSGEITAPLGSQREYRPYPYVVAIVDELADLMMTAPRDVEDAIVRITQKARAAGIHLVLATQRPSVDVVTGLIKTNVPSRLAFATSSLTDSRVILDQAGAEKLIGMGDGLFLPMGASKPIRLQGAFITDEEIQAVVAACKDQAEPEYTEGVTAVKTSSERADVDPDIGDDMDVFLQAVELVVSSQFGSTSMLQRKLRVGFAKAGRLMDLMETRGIVGPSEGSKAREVLVKPDELAGTLALIRGSGAGSADADGGDPD, encoded by the coding sequence ATGCCCAGTAAGACCGCCGCCCGCTCCGGAAGCCGAACGAGCAGGTCAAAGGCCACTTCGCGGTCCAGCGGGTCGCGCGGCGCGCGACCGGCGGCGTCCCGCCGCAAGCCCGGCAGGCCCACCCGGCGGCGGCAGCACCCGCCGCTGGTCGCCGCGGGCCTGACCTGCGGCCGCGCCCTGCGCGCCGGCTGGATGCTGGCCGCCCGGGGCACCGGCGGCGCGGCCCGGTCGATCGGGCGGGCCCGCGACATCGACCCCGGGCACCGCCGCGACGGCATCGCGCTGCTGCTGCTGGGCTTCTCGGTGGTGGTCGCCGCCAGCTCGTGGTTCCACGCCGCCGGGCCGGTCGGGGCCTGGGTGGACACCGCGCTGCGGACGTTCATCGGCGCGGGCGTGCTGGCGCTGCCGGTCGTCACGGCCGCGGTGGCGGTGACGCTGATGCGCACCGAGCCCGATCCCGACGTGCGGCCCAGGCTGATCCTTGGCGCCGGGCTGATCGCCCTGTCGGTGCTGGGCCTGCGCCACCTGTGGTCGGGATCGCCGGGCGACCCCGACGCGCGCCGGCGCGCGGCCGGATTCATCGGCTTCGCCATCGGCGGCCCGCTCTCCGACGGGCTGACGCCCTGGATCGCGGCGCCGCTGCTGTTCATCGGCTTCATGTTCGGGCTGCTGCTGTTGACCGGCACCACCATCCGCGAGCTGCCCGTGGTGATGCGCAACCTGTTCCACACCCGGTTCGTCGAGGACTACACCGACGAGGACTACACCGACGCGGACTACACCGACGGGGACTACGGCGACGAGCCCTACGACTACGCCGGCGAATTCGACGACGCGACCGCGCAACCGGAGCCGGAACCGGCGGCGTGGGCGCCCGACGACGACGCCCAGGCCGCGCTGCAGGACGACATCCCCACCGTGCCCGAGCCCGCCGTCAAAACCGGGCGCGGCCGCAAGCGGGGACGCGCGGCCGACAACTCCGACACCATCGAGCTGGACCGGGTGGTCGAGGGACCCTACGTGCTGCCGTCGCTGAGCCTGCTGGTGGCCGGGGACCCGCCGAAGAAGCGCAGCGCCGCGAACAACGTCATGGCCGACGCCATCACCGAGGTGCTCAACCAGTTCAAGGTGGACGCCGCCGTCACCGGCTGCACCCGCGGGCCGACCGTGACCCGCTACGAGGTGGAGCTGGGGCCCGGGGTGAAGGTGGAGAAGATCACCGCCCTGCAGAAGAACATCGCGTACGCGGTGGCCACCGAGAGCGTGCGGATGCTGGCGCCCATCCCCGGCAAGTCGGCCGTCGGCATCGAGGTGCCCAACACCGACCGCGAGATGGTGCGGCTGGCCGACGTGCTGACCGCCCCGTCCACCCGTCGCGACCACCACCCGCTGGTGATCGGCCTGGGCAAGGACATCGAGGGCGACTTCATTTCGGCGAACCTGGCCAAGATGCCGCACCTGCTGGTGGCCGGCTCCACCGGCTCGGGCAAGTCCAGCTTCGTCAACTCGATGCTGATCTCGCTGCTGGCCCGGGCCACCCCGGAAGAGGTCAGGATGATCCTGATCGACCCGAAGATGGTGGAACTGACGCCCTACGAAGGCATTCCGCATCTGATCACCCCGATCATCACCCAGCCCAAGAAGGCCGCCGCTGCGCTGGCCTGGCTGGTCGAGGAGATGGAGCAGCGCTACCAGGACATGCAGGCCTCCCGCGTGCGCCACATCGACGACTTCAACGCCAAGGTGCGCTCCGGTGAGATCACCGCGCCGCTGGGCAGCCAGCGCGAATACCGGCCCTACCCGTACGTGGTGGCAATCGTCGACGAGCTGGCCGACCTGATGATGACCGCGCCGCGCGACGTCGAGGACGCCATCGTGCGGATCACCCAGAAGGCCCGCGCCGCGGGCATTCACCTGGTGCTGGCCACCCAGCGCCCGTCCGTCGACGTCGTCACCGGCCTGATCAAGACCAACGTGCCGTCCCGGCTGGCGTTCGCGACGTCGTCGCTCACCGACTCCCGGGTGATCCTGGACCAGGCCGGCGCGGAGAAGCTGATCGGCATGGGCGACGGCCTGTTCCTGCCGATGGGCGCGTCCAAGCCGATCCGGTTGCAGGGCGCCTTCATCACCGACGAGGAGATCCAGGCCGTCGTCGCCGCCTGCAAGGACCAGGCCGAACCCGAGTACACCGAGGGCGTCACCGCCGTCAAAACCAGCAGCGAACGCGCCGACGTCGACCCCGACATCGGCGACGACATGGACGTGTTCCTGCAGGCCGTCGAGCTAGTGGTGTCCAGTCAGTTCGGCTCCACCTCGATGCTGCAGCGCAAGCTGCGGGTCGGGTTCGCCAAGGCCGGCCGGCTGATGGACCTGATGGAGACCCGCGGCATCGTCGGGCCCTCCGAGGGGTCCAAGGCGCGCGAGGTGCTGGTCAAGCCCGACGAGCTGGCCGGCACGCTGGCGCTGATCCGCGGCTCCGGGGCCGGATCGGCCGACGCCGACGGCGGCGATCCCGACTAG
- the pgsA gene encoding CDP-diacylglycerol--glycerol-3-phosphate 3-phosphatidyltransferase translates to MVGRANIANLANTLTLLRLVLVPVFLLALFAGDGHETGFRILAFLIFAFACITDRLDGLLARNYGMATEFGAFVDPIADKTLVGSALIGLSMLGELPWWITVLILAREFGVTVLRLAVIRRGVIPASWGGKLKTVVQVFAIGLFVLPWAGTPGPFRVGAAVVMGAAIVLTVITGIDYVVSTVREVRRTAA, encoded by the coding sequence ATGGTAGGGCGGGCAAACATCGCCAACCTGGCCAACACGTTGACCCTGCTGCGGCTGGTGTTGGTGCCGGTCTTTCTGCTCGCCCTGTTCGCCGGTGACGGCCACGAGACCGGCTTCCGCATCCTGGCTTTCCTGATCTTCGCGTTCGCCTGCATCACCGATCGGCTGGACGGGCTGCTGGCCCGCAACTACGGGATGGCCACCGAATTCGGCGCGTTCGTCGACCCGATCGCGGACAAGACGCTGGTCGGGTCGGCGCTGATCGGGCTGTCCATGCTCGGCGAGCTGCCGTGGTGGATCACCGTGCTGATCCTGGCCCGCGAATTCGGGGTCACCGTGCTGCGGTTGGCGGTCATCCGCCGGGGCGTGATCCCGGCCAGCTGGGGCGGCAAGCTCAAGACGGTGGTGCAGGTGTTCGCCATCGGTTTGTTCGTGCTGCCGTGGGCGGGCACGCCCGGGCCGTTCCGGGTGGGCGCGGCCGTGGTGATGGGCGCGGCCATCGTGCTCACGGTGATCACCGGGATCGACTACGTGGTCTCGACGGTGCGCGAAGTGCGCCGGACCGCCGCCTGA
- the dapA gene encoding 4-hydroxy-tetrahydrodipicolinate synthase: MSTVGFDAPARLGTVLTAMVTPFASDGSLDTAAAARLANHLVDSGCDGLVVSGTTGESPTTTDDEKRELLRVVLEAVGDRARVIAGAGTYDTAHSVRLAKACAAEGAHGLLVVTPYYSKPPQRGLIAHFTAVANATELPVLLYDIPGRSVVPIESSTIRALASHPNIVGVKDAKADLHAGGQIIAETGLAYYSGDDALNLPWLAMGATGFISVISHVAANQLRELLSAFTSGDIATARKINATVAPLCDAMARLGGVTMSKAGLRLQGIDVGDPRLPQVPATPEQIEALSADMRAASVLR; encoded by the coding sequence GTGAGCACGGTCGGATTCGACGCCCCAGCGCGGTTGGGAACCGTGCTGACCGCGATGGTCACGCCGTTCGCGTCCGACGGCTCGCTGGACACCGCCGCCGCCGCGCGGCTGGCCAATCATCTCGTCGACTCCGGCTGTGACGGGCTGGTGGTGTCCGGAACCACCGGCGAATCCCCGACCACCACCGACGACGAGAAGCGCGAGCTGCTGCGGGTGGTGCTCGAGGCGGTCGGCGACCGGGCCCGCGTCATCGCCGGCGCCGGCACCTACGACACCGCGCACAGCGTCCGGCTGGCCAAGGCCTGCGCGGCCGAGGGCGCGCACGGTCTGCTGGTGGTCACGCCCTACTACTCGAAGCCCCCGCAGCGCGGGCTGATCGCGCATTTCACCGCCGTCGCCAACGCGACCGAACTGCCGGTGCTGCTCTACGACATTCCCGGACGCTCGGTGGTGCCCATCGAGTCGAGCACCATCCGCGCGCTGGCGTCGCACCCCAACATCGTCGGCGTCAAGGACGCCAAGGCCGACCTGCACGCCGGCGGCCAGATCATCGCCGAGACCGGACTGGCCTACTACTCCGGAGACGACGCGCTGAACCTGCCGTGGCTGGCCATGGGCGCCACCGGCTTCATCAGCGTGATCTCGCACGTCGCCGCCAATCAGCTACGGGAGTTGTTGTCCGCCTTCACTTCCGGGGACATCGCCACCGCCCGCAAGATCAACGCGACCGTCGCGCCGCTGTGCGACGCGATGGCCCGCCTGGGCGGGGTGACGATGTCGAAGGCGGGGTTGCGGCTGCAGGGCATCGACGTCGGCGATCCGCGACTGCCGCAGGTGCCGGCGACGCCCGAGCAGATCGAGGCGTTGAGCGCCGACATGCGTGCGGCCTCGGTGCTCAGGTGA
- the pspA gene encoding phage shock protein PspA produces the protein MANPFVKAWKYLMAKFNATIDERADPKVQIQQAIEEAQRTHQALTQQAAQVIGNQRQLEMRLNRQLADVEKLQVNVRQALTLADQATAAGDTAKATEYNNAAEAFAAQLVTAEQSVEDLKTLHDQALNAAAQAKKAVEQNAMVLQQNFAERTKLLSQLEQAKMQEQVSASLQSMSELAAPGNVPSLDEVRDKIERRYANAIGAAELAQGSVQGRMLEVEQAGVQMAGHSRLEQIRASMRGEALPTGGTPAAGGTPATPAPGQGAGDAVSEKPLGQ, from the coding sequence ATGGCCAATCCGTTCGTCAAGGCGTGGAAGTACCTGATGGCGAAGTTCAACGCCACGATCGACGAGCGCGCCGACCCCAAGGTGCAGATCCAGCAGGCCATCGAGGAAGCCCAGCGCACCCACCAGGCGCTGACCCAGCAGGCCGCTCAGGTCATCGGCAACCAGCGCCAACTCGAGATGCGGCTCAACCGCCAGCTCGCCGACGTGGAGAAGCTGCAGGTCAACGTGCGTCAGGCGCTGACGCTGGCCGACCAGGCCACCGCCGCCGGCGACACCGCCAAGGCCACCGAGTACAACAACGCCGCCGAGGCGTTCGCCGCCCAGCTGGTCACCGCCGAGCAAAGCGTCGAAGACCTCAAGACGCTGCACGACCAGGCGCTCAACGCCGCCGCCCAGGCCAAGAAGGCGGTCGAGCAGAACGCGATGGTGCTGCAGCAGAACTTCGCCGAGCGCACCAAGCTGCTCAGCCAGCTCGAACAGGCCAAGATGCAGGAACAGGTCAGCGCCTCGCTGCAGTCGATGAGCGAGCTGGCCGCCCCCGGCAACGTGCCCAGCCTGGACGAGGTGCGCGACAAGATCGAGCGGCGCTACGCCAACGCGATCGGGGCCGCCGAACTGGCACAGGGCTCCGTGCAGGGCAGGATGCTCGAGGTCGAGCAGGCCGGCGTGCAGATGGCCGGGCATTCCCGGCTCGAGCAGATCCGCGCCTCGATGCGGGGCGAGGCGTTGCCGACCGGAGGCACACCGGCCGCCGGCGGCACCCCGGCCACCCCCGCGCCCGGCCAGGGCGCCGGCGACGCGGTCAGCGAGAAACCACTTGGTCAGTAG
- a CDS encoding putative quinol monooxygenase, with amino-acid sequence MPVVVVATMTVKPESVDTVRDILTRAVEEVHDEPGCQLYSLHQSGETFVFVEQWADEEALKTHSTAPAIGKMFSAAGEHLDGAPDIKMLQPVPAGDPGKGQLRP; translated from the coding sequence ATGCCCGTCGTCGTCGTCGCCACCATGACCGTCAAACCGGAATCGGTCGACACCGTCCGCGACATCTTGACTCGTGCGGTCGAAGAGGTGCACGACGAACCCGGTTGTCAGCTGTATTCGCTGCACCAGTCGGGCGAGACGTTCGTGTTCGTCGAGCAGTGGGCCGACGAGGAGGCGCTCAAGACGCACAGCACCGCGCCCGCGATCGGCAAGATGTTCAGCGCGGCCGGCGAGCACCTCGACGGGGCCCCGGACATCAAGATGTTGCAGCCGGTTCCGGCCGGCGACCCGGGCAAGGGACAGTTGCGTCCCTGA